tacacacacacacacactctctatacacacacacacacactttctccacacacacacacacacacacacacacacacacacacacactcactccacattCTTTAACAAGAGGCTGTCCAGCATGGTCCAGGCTTTCTGGCAGCCATATTGTTTAACTGTTGCCATGGCGTTGGAGCTGATTGTTGCGGAATGTTTATTGTGATGGTATGCCTTAGAATTCGATGCTggcacagggaggagaggacgagGGAGTCGTTCTGAGGAGGTTACTGCGGTACTGCGTTGCCACAGCatttggggagtgtgtgtgcgggggggcaAGGCTGTTAAACGGTCCACTCTAGCTTTAGGCCTCTCCCTCGACAGCCCTGTTAAATGGCCTCTGAATCAACAAACCCCAAAGCTAGCACTACTGACAAAAAACCCTACTTCAATACTTCCTCTgtccctgagagagagataaaaagcagagagagtgagtgagagagagagagaaagagggagacagagtctTTAACATGACTGTATTAATGTGCCTAATCCAGGGAAGGGAGACAAAGTTTCATCCTTCACTTCTCCTGAAACCAAGACACACCATGCGCCTAGCACATCCAATGGCATGATGTGAAGAAGTAGATATCAGTGGGGTGTGGACTGATTTTAGGGCAGTGTTTTAGAGTAGAGGACAGTAGTGGTGAGTTGTTGTTGAAGCCTGTCTCGTGTCTCACACCACAGAGTTCCTGAGCACTTGGTGAAAAGCATCACCTGGCAAACGCTCCAGGCTGTCAACTTCTGCCATAAACAAAACGTAAGACTTCAcaatctgtgagtgtgagtgagtgtgtgtgtgtgagtgagcgtctCTTTCTACCAGTTCACCTCTTTAACCATTACTGTCTTATCCATGTTTCTTTAGTCTCTGTCGCACCTGTGTTTCTATAATAGTCCCTGCTCCTTGTGTTCTCCACAGCTGTGTTAGCCGTGTTAATGTGTGCTTAACGTGTACAGAACCAACATCTacttctctctcgtctccttCACTCCAActtgtctccccctcccccctcagagCTGGTTAATAGTTGTCCTTTATAAGAATTCTTTTCTCTTCACTGGCAGGCTGTtatcacacatgcacgcacacatgcacgcacacacaaacacacactaacaacacaCAGCAAGGCAGTAATAACAGCCCCCTCTCCACAGGGCCTCTTTGTAGGGTTAAAGGTGAGGTGAGGGATGGCTCGTTCCTTTCTCCTCTGCTAGAGGCAATTCACTTTGTCAGTTCTCTCCCCACATATTCATTCTTAACCTCTAATATTATACAGATCCTAGAACAGTAAAAAGCACTTAAATAAACAAGTGAAATAACCCCACAACATATACAACAACAAATCCTACAGAGATGTGCTCAGCTCTTTTGATCAAACCAGTCTCTAAGGGGAAGGGCAGGGTCAAgtagttacaggtgattacACAGGAACAAAAACTTGCTCTTGCTATTTTTAGATTTGGTCAAATCTGCTGCCTCATGTTACTTCCCAGCCTTCTGTATCAGTGTATAATTTGTGTTTACTGCtcttttgtatatatatactgtatgtgtgtgtgttttggggtatGTTGCAGTGTATCCACCGGGATGTAAAGCCAGAGAACATCCTCATCACCAAACAGCAGGTCATTAAGCTCTGTGACTTCGGTTTCGCCCGGATCCTCAGTACGTACTTCACCCTTAACATAGTTCCCCCACCATCTTAATTCATGTTTTTGGGACAGAATGTCCTCTTTGCCAGTTGGATGTGTTCTGTCTAGCTTATCACtgtatctcactctctttctttctcttctctctctctctcccctttctccatATTTCCCTCTATCCTTCCTTGCTCTTTCCTTCGCCTCTTCAtcactttctctcattcacCTTTATcgctctgctttctctctccctgtcaaatgcccccttccctccttctcaaTCTCTGTTCCCCCTCCGTACGTACACAGCCGGTCCCTGTGACTACTACACAGATTACGTTGCGACCCGGTGGTATCGGGCCCCTGAGCTGCTGGTGGGGGACACACAGTATGGCCCCCCAGTGGACGTGTGGGCAGTGGGCTGTGTGTTCGCTGAGCTGCTCTCTGGCGCCCCCCTCTGGCCGGGCAAATCTGACGTGGACCAGCTCTACCTCATCAGGAAAACACTGGGTAAGGGAAATAACAGGAAGGATTTTTggtgtaactctgtgtgtgtgtgtgtgtgtgtgtgtgtgtgtgcgcagtatTGTATGGAAcctaacttctctctctctgtaggggaCCTGATCCCCAGGCACCAGCAGGTCTTCAGCACCAACCAGTTCTTCAGTGGAGTATCAGTCCCTGAGCCACAGGAGATGGTGAGAGGACAagcaggaaacaaacacacacagacacacacacacacatacacatacacacacacacacacacacacattgtttgctCCCCAGCCACATTGAGCAACACACAATTAATCTGCTATTAATCCCTCCACAAatagttaatcacacacaaacatcctgcCATATCAaactttccacacacactcccagagggaagacgcgcacacacacgcacaaaaaaacactctAATCAAAGATGTAGAGGGAATACAGTGTTTACTATGAGGTAATCCTATactaataatgtgtgtgtgtgtgtgtgtgtgtgtgtgtgtgtgtgtgtgtgtctaggagaCTCTGGAGCAGAAATATCCAAACCTCACTTACCAAGCGCTCAGTCTTATGAAGGtaaggcacacactcacagaaataaCCAGACAAAATGATAGGATCCAGCCCAATATAATAATCCCACTTACCCAGTCAAGATGTGTGTAGTCATCATAGCGGCATGAAAACATCACCAATTTCAAAGTGAACAGGGCCATTGGGCATAGAATATTTGTAGTGTATTAAACTTTTTGGTGTTAGCATGATTGTTGTCCCCCCAGCACCACTTTGCAAGAAGGTAGTTTATTGAAATTAgagattaaattaatttgaccacaataaataaatactcagATTAACAGAGTTGACCTTTGCACCTTGACCCTCTGACCCCAGGGCTGCCTGCGGATGGATCCATCAGAGCGACTGACGTGTGGGCAGCTACTGGAGCACCCGTACTTCGACAGCCTGCGtgaggagagcgagagtgtggCCCGAGAGCTCGACCGGGCCACCAAGAGACGCTCACGGCAACCCCGCAAACACCTGCCTCCTGGGGTGAGTCTCCGTGGAGACGCtgccatgacatcatcatcatcactgtctcCGTCTACTGCCCTGTTGTTTCTTGGGTGTCCCTCAGTGTATAAATATTCC
Above is a window of Clupea harengus chromosome 14, Ch_v2.0.2, whole genome shotgun sequence DNA encoding:
- the cdkl1 gene encoding cyclin-dependent kinase-like 1 isoform X1: MNEMLPVMISYKSNKVVPVSTAPPRWRFSCWEPPLCRMEKYEKIGKIGEGSYGVVFKCRNKDTGQIVAIKKFVESEDDPIIKKIALREIRMLKQLKHSNLVNLIEVFRRKRKLHLVFEYCDHTVLNELDRYPHGVPEHLVKSITWQTLQAVNFCHKQNCIHRDVKPENILITKQQVIKLCDFGFARILTGPCDYYTDYVATRWYRAPELLVGDTQYGPPVDVWAVGCVFAELLSGAPLWPGKSDVDQLYLIRKTLGDLIPRHQQVFSTNQFFSGVSVPEPQEMETLEQKYPNLTYQALSLMKGCLRMDPSERLTCGQLLEHPYFDSLREESESVARELDRATKRRSRQPRKHLPPGYLPQLTSSSIFPSLDNRNNKYFNNLRKFNYHLPNI
- the cdkl1 gene encoding cyclin-dependent kinase-like 1 isoform X2 produces the protein MEKYEKIGKIGEGSYGVVFKCRNKDTGQIVAIKKFVESEDDPIIKKIALREIRMLKQLKHSNLVNLIEVFRRKRKLHLVFEYCDHTVLNELDRYPHGVPEHLVKSITWQTLQAVNFCHKQNCIHRDVKPENILITKQQVIKLCDFGFARILTGPCDYYTDYVATRWYRAPELLVGDTQYGPPVDVWAVGCVFAELLSGAPLWPGKSDVDQLYLIRKTLGDLIPRHQQVFSTNQFFSGVSVPEPQEMETLEQKYPNLTYQALSLMKGCLRMDPSERLTCGQLLEHPYFDSLREESESVARELDRATKRRSRQPRKHLPPGYLPQLTSSSIFPSLDNRNNKYFNNLRKFNYHLPNI